The Streptomyces spororaveus genome includes a region encoding these proteins:
- a CDS encoding class I SAM-dependent methyltransferase, translated as MDRNIRTVEDVLKLLDGLFAPEADRWTDDGASWWDGFYADRSKPVPFFVPKPDENLVSYADRGLIAPGRALDLGCGPGRNALHLAALGFDVDAVDLSPTAIAWGEERAREAGAEIRFHRGNAFELAATTLSGPYDLIYDSGCFHHLPPHRRISYLALLERALAPGGHLALTCFAAGGMGSEIPDEEFYREAGLQGGLAYTAESLRAIFSDLTEVELRMMRDEPAESALFGEPFLWTALLRRPSAS; from the coding sequence ATGGACCGGAACATACGCACGGTCGAGGACGTCCTGAAGCTGCTGGACGGCCTCTTCGCACCGGAGGCCGACCGGTGGACGGACGACGGGGCGTCCTGGTGGGACGGCTTCTACGCGGATCGCTCCAAGCCTGTCCCGTTCTTCGTGCCGAAGCCGGACGAGAACCTGGTCTCGTACGCCGACCGCGGCCTGATCGCCCCGGGCCGCGCCCTCGACCTGGGCTGCGGTCCGGGCCGCAACGCGCTGCACCTCGCCGCCCTGGGCTTCGACGTGGACGCCGTCGATCTGTCGCCGACGGCCATCGCCTGGGGTGAGGAGCGGGCCCGCGAGGCGGGGGCCGAGATCCGGTTCCACCGCGGGAACGCCTTCGAACTCGCCGCGACCACCCTGAGCGGCCCGTACGACCTGATCTACGACTCGGGCTGCTTCCACCACCTGCCGCCCCACCGCCGCATCAGCTACCTGGCTCTACTCGAACGGGCTCTCGCCCCCGGCGGCCATCTCGCGCTGACCTGCTTCGCGGCCGGCGGGATGGGATCCGAGATCCCCGACGAGGAGTTCTACCGTGAGGCGGGCCTCCAGGGCGGACTCGCCTACACCGCGGAGTCCCTGCGGGCGATCTTCAGTGACCTGACCGAGGTCGAACTGCGCATGATGCGCGACGAGCCCGCCGAGTCCGCGCTCTTCGGCGAGCCCTTCCTCTGGACGGCCCTGCTCCGCCGCCCCTCCGCGTCGTAG
- a CDS encoding carboxylesterase/lipase family protein produces MKRPGNRLPSARSLLGSALALALVALLACAPPATASPPSPSGGSADPRVTVTQGALRGRSHDGAQEFLGVPYAAPPVGAARLRAPAPPPRWTGVREATRQSPACLQFSPFGLSDPAAVSEDCLYLDVYRPRTARPGARLPVIVWMHGGAYSQGTGTQFGGRTMADLTQSVVVGINYRLGQLGYLALPELGREDALRSGSFGLMDQLAALRWTRENIGAFGGDPGSVTISGQSAGSGSVCALLAAPSAAGLFHRAVLQSGPCTLLATPDVSEAQAQARSFAARAGCTVAAEVAACLRAASGAALVEAARTLPTRGPASGDGLLPVAPARAIASGAWNKVPVLIGSTRSEARFFVALTQPYLTAEQYTAQILAAHGAAGPEVLARYPVAKYGSPYLALSAVMTDSTFACHTAWTAQSFASQVPTYVYEFDDPRSPTLAGAQVPGLDESNAHSAELAYLYDFTMGERPLAPEQVALGNRMKRYWAAFARFGAPVVAGQTPWPPTSAGGGTGAGTAPVLVLDPAATRTSTSFAAEHSCAFWRTQPPRPL; encoded by the coding sequence ATGAAGAGGCCCGGCAACCGGCTGCCCTCGGCAAGGTCCCTGCTCGGCAGCGCACTCGCACTCGCCCTGGTGGCGCTGCTCGCCTGCGCACCACCCGCGACGGCTTCGCCGCCGTCGCCGTCCGGCGGCTCGGCGGACCCCCGGGTCACCGTCACGCAGGGCGCCCTGCGCGGCCGTTCCCACGACGGGGCGCAGGAGTTCCTCGGCGTCCCCTACGCCGCTCCCCCGGTCGGGGCCGCACGGCTGCGGGCTCCCGCGCCCCCGCCCCGGTGGACCGGGGTGCGGGAGGCCACCCGGCAGTCTCCGGCGTGCCTGCAGTTCTCGCCCTTCGGCCTGAGCGACCCGGCGGCCGTCAGCGAGGACTGCCTGTACCTGGACGTGTACCGGCCGCGGACCGCCCGCCCCGGAGCCCGGCTCCCGGTGATCGTCTGGATGCACGGGGGTGCGTACAGCCAGGGGACGGGTACCCAGTTCGGCGGGCGGACCATGGCCGACCTCACGCAGAGCGTGGTGGTCGGCATCAACTACCGGCTGGGGCAGCTCGGCTATCTCGCACTGCCCGAGCTCGGCCGGGAGGACGCCCTGAGATCCGGGTCCTTCGGGCTGATGGACCAGCTCGCCGCGTTGCGCTGGACCCGGGAGAACATCGGCGCGTTCGGCGGAGATCCGGGCAGTGTCACGATCTCCGGCCAGTCCGCGGGAAGCGGTTCCGTCTGCGCGCTGCTCGCCGCCCCATCGGCCGCCGGCCTGTTCCACCGGGCCGTGCTGCAGAGCGGTCCCTGCACGCTGCTGGCCACGCCGGACGTCTCGGAGGCGCAGGCGCAGGCTCGGTCCTTCGCCGCGCGGGCGGGCTGCACCGTCGCCGCCGAGGTGGCCGCCTGCCTGCGCGCCGCCTCCGGAGCGGCGCTGGTCGAGGCGGCGCGCACGCTGCCGACGCGGGGTCCGGCCTCGGGTGACGGGCTGCTGCCGGTCGCCCCCGCGCGGGCCATCGCGAGCGGTGCGTGGAACAAGGTGCCGGTGCTGATCGGGAGCACCCGCTCCGAGGCCCGCTTCTTCGTCGCCCTGACCCAGCCGTACCTGACGGCCGAGCAGTACACGGCGCAGATCCTGGCGGCCCACGGGGCCGCGGGGCCCGAGGTGCTGGCGCGCTATCCGGTAGCGAAGTACGGCTCTCCGTATCTGGCGCTGTCGGCGGTCATGACCGACTCCACCTTCGCCTGCCACACGGCGTGGACGGCGCAGTCGTTCGCGTCCCAGGTGCCGACGTACGTCTACGAGTTCGACGACCCGCGGTCTCCGACGCTCGCGGGCGCGCAGGTGCCGGGCCTGGACGAGTCGAACGCGCACAGTGCGGAGCTGGCCTACCTGTACGACTTCACGATGGGCGAGCGCCCGCTGGCCCCTGAGCAGGTCGCGCTGGGGAACCGGATGAAGCGCTACTGGGCGGCGTTCGCCCGCTTCGGCGCCCCGGTGGTGGCGGGCCAGACCCCATGGCCGCCGACCAGTGCCGGAGGCGGTACCGGTGCCGGTACCGCCCCGGTGCTCGTCCTCGACCCGGCGGCGACCCGGACGAGCACGTCGTTCGCGGCGGAGCACAGTTGCGCGTTCTGGCGGACGCAGCCTCCCCGGCCGCTGTGA